A portion of the Planctomycetota bacterium genome contains these proteins:
- the dnaG gene encoding DNA primase produces the protein MSTAPAIDGKTLVLDAVDLIDLVGRTVKLKRAGKDHTGLCPFHDEKTPSFYVVPDKKMFHCFGCKASGNAIDFVMKTQNLPFKEALHQLAEQYGIELPKYGDGRAQDETAAVRQACVAASKFFQQQLRTEAGKVAIDYLKSRGFTGEMARDFGLGFAPENGLRDALKTFKADTLEKAGLIKKSEHGSGYYDGFRNRLMFPIRDELGRPIAFGGRVLPGNPSKAKYLNSPETRLFEKRKTIYGLDRAKPHINRSRIVAVVEGYTDVVMCHQHGACNVVSVLGTALTAEHVQILRRFSDRVVLLFDADTAGQGATDRSIELFLTEEVEIGIATLPPGTDPDEFVKEHGADGFAALLERAQDPLDYHFDRLQKRLAADGSVTGSQRANAEYLDMIRKARGGKSVPVERWGPALVRIANRLGMSQTDVNRRLGIDAPAPQANPATAPKPAKREWLSREEFLRRKKTALQEVARPSEMPRQNAADVAAANMIGTVLAHPQFWETLQQHAGPADIADPILNQLAVRLWDHFGNEGEPEATEWANDLPDELRPTAFRLIAEAERRDRDGLDPKVTLNEAAAFFKEQRDRSERAKLTGQFRRVGSGSGSTDAEMSAKIDEAEALRALAEQASREDLRRIQ, from the coding sequence ATGTCTACCGCCCCCGCCATTGACGGCAAAACCCTCGTCCTCGACGCGGTCGATTTGATCGATCTCGTTGGACGCACGGTCAAACTCAAGCGGGCGGGGAAGGATCACACCGGGCTTTGTCCGTTTCATGACGAGAAGACGCCGTCGTTCTACGTCGTGCCGGACAAGAAGATGTTCCACTGCTTCGGCTGCAAGGCGTCGGGCAATGCGATCGACTTCGTGATGAAGACGCAGAACCTTCCCTTCAAGGAAGCACTACACCAACTCGCCGAGCAGTACGGCATCGAGTTGCCCAAGTACGGCGACGGGCGAGCCCAGGATGAAACCGCCGCCGTGCGGCAAGCCTGTGTCGCGGCGTCGAAGTTTTTCCAACAGCAACTGCGCACCGAGGCCGGCAAGGTCGCGATCGACTACCTCAAGTCCCGCGGCTTCACCGGCGAGATGGCTCGCGACTTCGGCCTCGGCTTCGCCCCCGAGAATGGCCTGCGTGACGCACTCAAGACCTTCAAAGCCGACACGCTCGAGAAGGCCGGACTGATCAAAAAGTCCGAGCACGGCAGCGGCTACTACGACGGCTTCCGCAACCGCTTGATGTTCCCCATCCGCGACGAGTTGGGCCGGCCCATCGCCTTCGGGGGCCGCGTGCTGCCGGGTAATCCGTCGAAGGCCAAGTACCTCAACAGCCCCGAGACGCGTCTCTTCGAGAAGCGCAAGACCATCTACGGCCTCGACCGGGCCAAGCCGCACATCAACCGGTCACGCATCGTCGCCGTCGTCGAAGGCTACACCGACGTCGTCATGTGCCATCAGCACGGCGCGTGCAATGTCGTCTCGGTTCTCGGGACCGCGCTGACCGCCGAACATGTGCAGATCCTGCGGCGGTTCTCCGATCGCGTCGTGCTCCTCTTCGACGCCGACACCGCCGGCCAGGGCGCGACCGATCGCTCGATCGAACTGTTCCTGACCGAGGAAGTCGAGATCGGCATCGCGACGCTCCCACCGGGCACGGACCCGGACGAGTTCGTCAAAGAGCACGGCGCCGACGGCTTCGCCGCTCTGCTCGAACGTGCCCAAGACCCGCTCGACTATCACTTCGATCGGTTGCAGAAGCGGCTCGCGGCGGACGGGTCGGTCACCGGTTCACAGCGGGCTAACGCCGAGTACCTCGACATGATCCGCAAAGCCCGCGGCGGCAAGTCGGTCCCGGTCGAACGCTGGGGACCGGCGCTGGTGCGCATCGCCAATCGCCTGGGCATGAGCCAGACCGACGTGAACCGCCGCCTCGGCATCGACGCCCCCGCCCCGCAGGCCAATCCCGCCACCGCCCCCAAGCCGGCCAAGCGTGAATGGCTCAGCCGTGAAGAGTTTTTGCGTCGAAAGAAGACCGCCCTTCAGGAAGTCGCCCGACCGTCGGAAATGCCCCGGCAGAACGCTGCCGACGTCGCCGCCGCGAACATGATCGGGACGGTGCTGGCCCATCCGCAGTTCTGGGAAACTCTCCAGCAACACGCCGGCCCGGCCGACATCGCCGATCCGATCCTCAACCAGCTTGCCGTGCGGCTCTGGGACCACTTCGGCAACGAGGGGGAGCCCGAAGCGACCGAGTGGGCCAACGATCTGCCGGACGAGCTTCGACCGACGGCGTTCCGACTGATCGCCGAGGCCGAGCGGCGTGACCGCGACGGGTTGGACCCGAAGGTAACGCTCAACGAGGCGGCGGCGTTCTTCAAGGAACAGCGTGACCGATCCGAGCGGGCGAAGCTCACCGGTCAGTTTCGCCGCGTGGGTTCGGGCAGCGGGTCGACGGACGCGGAAATGAGCGCAAAGATTGATGAAGCCGAGGCTTTGCGTGCATTGGCCGAACAGGCAAGCCGTGAGGATCTGCGGCGGATTCAGTGA
- the rpoD gene encoding RNA polymerase sigma factor RpoD, translating into MGSGDPSEADRRVGLLLELGAERGYLTLEEINTKLPDEMVSPEKIDLLMMAIDEMDVPLLDLRDVKRFEESFDREQHCKTARAKLKWAKTCAGVKAPEMPSIGGTSNTIDPNTKVPSDDRSNDENYADKILGKEAVVEEVIDNADLAELAKELAEAGAKRIDDPVRMYLTQMGEIPLLTREQEIELAKKIEITRKVFRHLVLRSDYCLTAAIETLQQVADGDLPFDRTMKISTADDQADKQTIAARIPRNLDTARKMLTRNQTEWDELRDGTTDKRAAEIELSMRRRRRRCVKLVEELSLRTSRIAPLMHKLSSISAKMLELEERIAHLETVEDPGEDLEVCKQELEGLEDLVLEDAAALHSRVTHIRQIFNRYEEAKRKLSGGNLRLVVSIAKKYRNRGLSFLDIIQEGNTGLMRAVDKYEYRRGFKFSTYATWWIRQAITRAIADHARTIRIPVHMIETMSRLRNISKLLMQELGREPTVEEISQKADMSLAETRRVMKISRHPISLDRPVGESEDSYFGDFIEDERASSPVDSATQEMLKDKIEQVLKTLTYREREIIKLRYGIGDGYTYTLEEVGRIFKVTRERVRQVEAKAIRKLQHPVRARKLEGFMGTEPAGA; encoded by the coding sequence ATCGGTTCCGGTGATCCTTCTGAAGCTGACCGCCGCGTCGGGCTGCTGCTCGAACTCGGTGCCGAGCGCGGCTACCTCACGCTCGAGGAGATCAACACCAAGCTGCCCGACGAGATGGTCAGCCCGGAGAAGATCGACCTGCTGATGATGGCGATCGACGAGATGGACGTCCCGCTGCTGGACCTGCGTGACGTCAAGCGGTTCGAGGAATCCTTCGACCGCGAACAGCATTGCAAGACCGCCCGGGCCAAGCTCAAGTGGGCCAAGACCTGTGCCGGCGTAAAGGCCCCGGAGATGCCCAGCATCGGTGGCACCTCCAACACGATCGACCCCAACACCAAGGTACCCTCCGACGACCGCTCCAACGACGAAAACTACGCCGACAAGATCCTCGGCAAGGAAGCGGTCGTTGAGGAAGTCATCGACAACGCCGACCTGGCCGAGCTCGCCAAGGAATTGGCCGAGGCCGGTGCCAAACGGATCGACGACCCGGTTCGCATGTACCTCACGCAGATGGGCGAGATCCCCTTGCTCACGCGTGAGCAGGAAATCGAGCTGGCCAAGAAGATCGAGATCACTCGCAAGGTCTTCCGACATCTCGTGCTCCGCAGCGACTACTGCCTGACCGCGGCGATCGAAACGCTCCAGCAGGTGGCCGACGGCGACCTGCCGTTCGACCGGACGATGAAAATCTCCACCGCCGACGACCAGGCGGACAAGCAGACCATCGCCGCCCGCATTCCGCGCAACCTCGACACCGCGCGGAAGATGCTCACCCGCAACCAGACCGAGTGGGACGAGCTGCGCGACGGCACCACCGACAAGCGGGCCGCGGAAATCGAGCTGTCCATGCGGCGCCGGCGTCGCCGCTGCGTGAAGCTTGTCGAGGAACTCTCGCTCCGCACCAGCCGCATCGCGCCGCTGATGCACAAGCTTTCGAGTATCTCGGCCAAGATGCTCGAACTCGAAGAACGCATCGCCCACCTCGAAACCGTCGAGGACCCCGGCGAAGACCTCGAAGTCTGCAAGCAGGAACTCGAAGGTTTGGAAGACCTGGTGCTCGAAGACGCCGCGGCACTACACAGCCGCGTCACGCACATCCGCCAGATCTTCAACCGCTACGAGGAAGCCAAGCGCAAGCTCTCGGGCGGTAACCTGCGTCTGGTCGTCTCCATCGCCAAGAAGTACCGCAACCGCGGACTCTCCTTCCTCGACATCATCCAGGAAGGCAACACCGGCCTGATGCGGGCCGTCGACAAGTACGAGTACCGACGCGGCTTCAAGTTCTCCACCTACGCGACGTGGTGGATCCGCCAAGCCATCACCCGCGCGATCGCCGACCATGCCCGCACCATCCGCATCCCGGTGCACATGATCGAAACGATGTCTCGCCTGCGGAACATCTCCAAGCTGCTCATGCAGGAGCTCGGCCGTGAGCCGACCGTCGAGGAGATCAGCCAGAAGGCCGACATGTCCCTCGCCGAGACACGTCGCGTCATGAAGATCAGCCGCCACCCAATCTCCCTCGACCGCCCCGTCGGCGAGTCCGAGGACAGCTACTTCGGCGACTTCATCGAAGACGAACGCGCGTCCTCCCCCGTCGATTCCGCGACGCAGGAAATGCTCAAGGACAAGATCGAGCAGGTGCTCAAGACCCTCACCTACCGCGAACGCGAGATCATCAAGCTCCGCTACGGCATCGGCGACGGCTACACCTACACCCTCGAAGAAGTCGGCCGCATATTCAAAGTCACCCGCGAGCGCGTCCGTCAAGTTGAAGCCAAGGCCATCCGCAAACTCCAACACCCCGTCCGCGCCCGAAAGCTCGAAGGCTTCATGGGCACCGAACCCGCCGGGGCGTGA
- a CDS encoding PEP-CTERM sorting domain-containing protein (PEP-CTERM proteins occur, often in large numbers, in the proteomes of bacteria that also encode an exosortase, a predicted intramembrane cysteine proteinase. The presence of a PEP-CTERM domain at a protein's C-terminus predicts cleavage within the sorting domain, followed by covalent anchoring to some some component of the (usually Gram-negative) cell surface. Many PEP-CTERM proteins exhibit an unusual sequence composition that includes large numbers of potential glycosylation sites. Expression of one such protein has been shown restore the ability of a bacterium to form floc, a type of biofilm.), with protein sequence MHKALVAASAATLICTSAATAAPTGDIYAITPALSSAGGAAATVDFEEALFDGVSQTIGTDVASAEISVIETETPAAAGTIDLAISLSSSNGELFPDGFDVEGEPATVGGVFLGANAGGSPLEFGNPVVVNSASFSAFDASGAPLAEGVDILAVLPDFTAGPGGTWTGSFDLLLGPDTVGLGVQTFTLDINVTEIPEPASLGLLGMAGLGLVLRRRA encoded by the coding sequence ATGCACAAAGCACTGGTTGCCGCGTCCGCGGCCACGTTGATCTGTACATCCGCCGCGACAGCCGCCCCGACCGGCGACATCTACGCCATCACGCCTGCGCTCTCGTCGGCCGGTGGCGCGGCCGCGACCGTTGACTTCGAAGAGGCGTTGTTCGACGGCGTCAGCCAGACGATCGGGACCGACGTTGCTTCGGCCGAGATTTCGGTCATCGAAACCGAAACCCCCGCCGCCGCTGGCACGATCGACCTGGCGATCAGCCTTTCATCCTCGAACGGTGAACTCTTCCCCGATGGCTTCGACGTCGAGGGTGAGCCGGCCACCGTGGGCGGCGTGTTCCTCGGTGCCAACGCCGGTGGCAGCCCGCTGGAGTTCGGCAACCCCGTTGTCGTCAACAGCGCGTCGTTCAGCGCGTTCGACGCGTCGGGCGCTCCGCTGGCCGAGGGCGTGGACATCCTCGCCGTGCTTCCGGACTTCACCGCCGGACCGGGCGGGACATGGACCGGCAGCTTCGACCTGCTGCTCGGCCCGGACACGGTCGGCCTTGGCGTGCAAACGTTCACGCTGGACATCAACGTGACCGAGATCCCCGAGCCGGCATCGCTCGGACTGCTCGGCATGGCGGGTCTGGGACTCGTCCTTCGTCGCCGCGCCTGA
- a CDS encoding ABC transporter ATP-binding protein, translated as MSDERLRVHELAASFGDTTVFRDVSFTLDTGQVLTLIGPNGCGKSTLLRCLLGQLSHGGEAGWQVPMSRVAYLPQVPSFAEGQTVAEAIELGRVPHLGWFGVTGPRDRAAVASAAERVGVTDLLSRRMETLSGGQRRLVFIARALAQEPAVILLDEPDAHLDYAKLAELHGLLRGLSADGLSIVVASHDLNFAAAVADRVLMLGEPPAFGDTALLTDDRLRALFGVDLRVDNGGVRQRFGTG; from the coding sequence ATGAGCGATGAGCGGCTGCGAGTGCACGAACTTGCCGCGTCGTTCGGGGACACGACCGTGTTTCGTGACGTGTCGTTCACGCTCGATACCGGCCAGGTACTCACGCTCATCGGCCCCAACGGCTGCGGGAAGTCGACGCTGCTGCGTTGCCTGCTCGGCCAACTGTCACACGGAGGCGAGGCGGGGTGGCAAGTGCCGATGAGCCGCGTGGCGTACCTGCCGCAGGTGCCGAGTTTCGCGGAAGGGCAGACCGTGGCGGAGGCGATCGAACTGGGCCGGGTGCCGCACCTGGGTTGGTTCGGCGTGACGGGGCCACGCGATCGCGCGGCCGTCGCGTCGGCGGCGGAGCGCGTGGGCGTCACCGACCTGCTCTCACGCCGGATGGAAACGCTCAGCGGCGGCCAACGTCGGCTGGTGTTCATCGCGCGGGCGTTGGCGCAGGAGCCGGCCGTGATCCTGCTCGACGAGCCCGACGCCCACCTGGACTACGCGAAGCTCGCGGAGTTGCACGGCCTGTTGCGAGGCTTGTCGGCCGACGGTTTGAGCATCGTCGTGGCGAGCCACGACCTGAACTTTGCGGCGGCGGTGGCGGATCGGGTGCTGATGCTCGGCGAACCGCCCGCGTTCGGCGACACGGCGCTGCTCACTGATGATCGGCTGCGAGCGCTGTTCGGCGTGGACCTTCGTGTTGATAACGGTGGTGTGCGGCAACGGTTCGGGACCGGGTAG
- a CDS encoding iron ABC transporter permease has protein sequence MSLVAWAVTALLALCVGSTGSVAFPSGFALEHRLDVVLLASLVGAALATAGVGYQAVLRNPLAEPYLLGTAGGAALAAYAVRLAGLPVLTETVAAFGGALLAVVVVLGVAGRRGAVRQTAVILVGVIVASICGAAFALLYALNRDSDPFAVLIGDVRSNLPAGPKWVALMLLVVGYALTAALAGKLNAATLGDDEAAALGVRVGRLRVIVLLAASLTVAGAVALAGPIGFVGLVGPHIARLLVGADVRRLLPVATAGGAVLMVGAEALSRVLSRPEALNTGVPVGVWTALLGGPLFITLLRRSEVRNER, from the coding sequence GTGTCACTCGTTGCATGGGCGGTGACGGCGCTGCTCGCGCTGTGCGTTGGCTCCACCGGGAGCGTTGCCTTTCCGTCCGGCTTCGCGCTGGAACATCGGCTCGATGTCGTGTTGCTCGCGTCACTGGTCGGGGCGGCGCTCGCGACGGCGGGGGTCGGGTATCAGGCGGTGCTGCGGAACCCCCTGGCTGAGCCGTACTTGTTGGGCACCGCCGGCGGTGCGGCGTTGGCGGCGTACGCGGTGCGGCTCGCGGGTTTGCCGGTGCTCACCGAGACCGTCGCCGCGTTCGGCGGGGCGTTGCTCGCGGTCGTGGTGGTACTCGGCGTTGCCGGTCGCCGTGGGGCCGTCCGGCAGACGGCGGTCATTCTCGTCGGCGTGATCGTCGCGTCGATCTGCGGGGCGGCCTTTGCATTGCTCTACGCGCTCAACCGTGACAGCGATCCGTTCGCGGTATTGATCGGCGACGTGCGGAGCAACCTGCCGGCCGGACCGAAGTGGGTCGCGCTGATGCTGCTCGTCGTCGGCTACGCGCTGACGGCCGCGCTGGCCGGCAAACTCAACGCCGCGACGCTCGGTGACGACGAGGCGGCAGCGCTGGGCGTGCGGGTCGGTCGTCTGCGGGTGATCGTGTTGCTGGCCGCGTCGTTGACTGTCGCCGGCGCGGTGGCGCTGGCGGGGCCGATCGGGTTCGTGGGACTGGTCGGTCCGCACATCGCGCGGCTGTTGGTCGGCGCGGACGTACGCCGGCTGCTGCCGGTCGCGACGGCCGGTGGGGCGGTGCTGATGGTCGGGGCCGAAGCGTTGTCGCGCGTGCTTAGCCGACCCGAGGCGCTCAACACCGGCGTGCCGGTCGGCGTGTGGACCGCGCTACTCGGTGGGCCGTTGTTCATCACGCTGCTGCGGCGAAGTGAGGTGCGCAATGAGCGATGA
- a CDS encoding ABC transporter substrate-binding protein, protein MLLAAGCEESSTARSNTGIASLSPALTSIVLGLGGAEEMVAVSNYDTDPLVGDLPRVGDFINVDWEELAKLRPATLLMQQRNDDLDGRAKRLRIVPVSLPIDTLADIEAAVSEIAGLEAMQSTGHAANAAHDWRQRLRTSTPGDTRTLLVCGDRSLCAAGGTYLDELLTFAGGVNVLEGEGYLEPDDERVAALAPEVILVLLPEGDAISVRTRWERFGLVEIIERPDALVPGWNVVEIGEEMRERLSEVAPSPRDERAE, encoded by the coding sequence ATGCTGCTCGCCGCCGGTTGCGAGGAGTCGAGCACCGCGCGGTCCAACACTGGCATCGCATCGCTCTCACCAGCGCTGACGAGCATCGTGCTCGGCCTCGGCGGGGCGGAGGAGATGGTGGCGGTGAGCAACTACGACACCGACCCGCTCGTCGGCGACCTGCCACGGGTGGGCGATTTTATCAACGTCGACTGGGAAGAGCTCGCCAAGCTGCGTCCCGCGACGCTGCTGATGCAACAGCGAAACGACGACCTCGACGGCCGGGCCAAGCGGCTGCGGATTGTGCCGGTGTCGTTGCCGATCGACACGCTCGCAGACATTGAGGCGGCGGTGTCTGAGATCGCTGGCTTGGAGGCCATGCAGTCCACCGGTCACGCGGCCAACGCGGCTCACGATTGGCGGCAGCGGCTACGCACGAGCACTCCCGGCGACACGCGCACGCTCCTCGTCTGCGGTGATCGTTCGCTGTGCGCGGCAGGCGGTACATACCTCGATGAACTACTCACGTTTGCCGGTGGGGTAAATGTGCTGGAAGGTGAAGGTTACCTCGAACCCGACGATGAGCGTGTCGCGGCGTTGGCCCCGGAGGTGATTCTCGTGCTGCTGCCCGAAGGCGATGCGATATCGGTGCGGACGCGCTGGGAACGCTTCGGGCTCGTCGAGATCATCGAACGTCCCGATGCGCTGGTGCCGGGTTGGAACGTCGTCGAGATAGGCGAGGAAATGCGCGAGCGGCTTTCGGAAGTAGCCCCGTCGCCACGCGACGAGAGGGCCGAATGA
- a CDS encoding NAD(P)H-hydrate dehydratase has protein sequence MQLPPRGNGHKGTFGKLLVVGGSDTMLGAPMLAALAAYRSGCGYVLAALPKVMLPAALSVVPEVVGVVQDNAVAAAEGADALVLGPGLGQRFDVGQLLEVDKPTVLDADGLTSWSKRENWWASLPPKCVLTPHPGEAKSISGGPVPSYDAGRKQWALGHALKWHTTVLLKGERTVIASANGRVAVNDTGDSTLAKAGSGDVLSGVIGTLLAQGVEPFDAAVLGAKAHGRAGELAGQKRTTRGALARDVCDQLPFALQELESQLTPSALAVGP, from the coding sequence ATGCAACTGCCGCCGCGTGGGAACGGACACAAAGGCACCTTCGGCAAACTTCTCGTCGTCGGCGGGTCGGACACGATGCTCGGTGCACCGATGCTCGCGGCGTTGGCGGCGTATCGGTCGGGGTGCGGGTATGTGCTTGCGGCGTTGCCCAAAGTGATGCTGCCTGCGGCGTTGAGCGTGGTGCCGGAGGTGGTGGGCGTCGTGCAGGACAACGCGGTCGCTGCGGCCGAGGGGGCTGATGCGTTGGTGCTCGGGCCCGGGCTTGGCCAGCGCTTCGATGTCGGGCAGTTGCTGGAAGTGGACAAGCCGACGGTGTTGGACGCCGACGGACTTACGTCGTGGAGCAAGCGTGAGAACTGGTGGGCGTCGTTGCCGCCCAAGTGCGTCCTGACTCCGCACCCCGGCGAGGCGAAGTCGATCAGCGGCGGCCCGGTGCCGAGCTACGACGCGGGACGCAAACAGTGGGCGCTCGGCCACGCGCTCAAGTGGCACACGACGGTGCTGCTCAAGGGCGAGCGGACGGTGATCGCCAGTGCCAACGGTCGTGTGGCGGTCAATGACACCGGCGACAGCACCCTCGCCAAAGCCGGCAGCGGCGACGTCCTCAGCGGCGTCATCGGCACGCTCCTCGCTCAGGGTGTTGAGCCGTTCGATGCGGCGGTGCTCGGTGCGAAAGCGCACGGCCGTGCGGGTGAGCTGGCGGGGCAAAAACGGACGACCCGCGGCGCACTCGCACGGGACGTGTGCGATCAGTTGCCGTTCGCGTTGCAAGAGTTGGAGAGCCAGCTAACGCCCTCGGCTTTGGCCGTGGGTCCGTGA